In Pelosinus sp. UFO1, one genomic interval encodes:
- the hisZ gene encoding ATP phosphoribosyltransferase regulatory subunit, translating into MGQDEFVPQIPYGTRDFLPKEARQKRAVEGALAHLFASWGYDEVVTPTMEYLETMAIGAGNDSEQHMFKFFDKNNRILALRSDMTTPMARVAATRFKESPSPMKLFYLTNVFRYEQAQAGRQCEFYQAGVEIMGVSEPTADAEAIALAVEAMLTSGLQKFQIGLGQVDFINGIMEQSELSLSQRQQVKQAMVTRNLVGLDEILVNSGLPEGEQKLLKNIPLLHGTKEMLEEAYSMVTNEKSRKALDNLSAIYSLLESYGVAQYVDFDLGIIRDFEYYTGMVFECYTPGLGFPICGGGRYDTMLTSFGMNSGATGFALGIERVLLALERQGIIGTPNCKSIYVGWGEDKLVAAIGQAESLRKSGQCVELALIPQSKIEAETSQKSKGYASLVYVE; encoded by the coding sequence ATGGGTCAAGATGAATTCGTGCCACAAATTCCTTATGGTACAAGAGATTTTCTACCGAAAGAAGCTAGGCAGAAACGTGCTGTAGAAGGGGCTCTAGCTCATTTATTTGCTAGTTGGGGCTATGATGAAGTTGTGACTCCTACGATGGAGTATTTAGAAACAATGGCTATAGGGGCTGGCAACGACTCAGAACAGCATATGTTCAAGTTTTTTGATAAAAATAATCGTATCTTAGCACTTCGCTCAGATATGACAACTCCTATGGCTCGGGTTGCAGCGACTCGTTTTAAGGAAAGTCCCAGCCCAATGAAATTATTTTACTTAACAAATGTGTTTCGTTATGAGCAAGCTCAGGCCGGAAGACAATGCGAATTTTATCAAGCTGGTGTGGAAATTATGGGAGTTTCTGAGCCTACCGCTGATGCAGAAGCCATCGCGTTGGCTGTAGAAGCGATGCTTACATCTGGGTTACAAAAGTTTCAAATTGGTTTGGGGCAAGTGGATTTTATTAACGGTATAATGGAACAAAGTGAGCTTTCTCTCTCTCAAAGACAACAGGTAAAACAAGCTATGGTGACAAGAAATTTAGTAGGATTAGATGAAATTCTTGTGAATAGCGGTTTACCAGAAGGAGAACAAAAGTTACTTAAGAATATACCATTACTGCATGGCACAAAAGAAATGCTCGAAGAAGCCTATAGCATGGTAACGAATGAAAAGAGTCGCAAGGCTTTAGATAATTTGTCTGCTATCTATAGTTTGTTAGAAAGTTATGGCGTTGCTCAATATGTAGATTTTGATTTAGGAATTATTCGTGATTTTGAATATTACACAGGTATGGTGTTTGAGTGTTACACACCAGGACTTGGTTTCCCCATATGTGGTGGTGGCCGGTATGATACTATGTTAACCTCTTTTGGTATGAACTCCGGTGCTACTGGTTTTGCCTTAGGCATAGAACGGGTATTGTTAGCACTAGAACGTCAAGGTATTATTGGTACTCCCAATTGCAAAAGTATTTATGTTGGTTGGGGAGAAGATAAGTTGGTAGCGGCCATTGGACAAGCAGAATCATTGCGTAAATCAGGACAATGTGTAGAACTTGCTTTGATTCCTCAGTCAAAAATAGAAGCTGAGACCAGTCAAAAAAGCAAAGGTTATGCCAGTTTGGTTTATGTAGAGTAA
- the hisG gene encoding ATP phosphoribosyltransferase, with translation MTSSDMDYLTIALPKGKLFAPSADMLAKVGCTAEDLSENSRKLVITNEKEKLRFIITKTADLPTYVEYGAADIGIIGKDVLLEENKDVYELLDLKFGLCRMMVAVPEALQQEKLSDYAHMRVATKFPAIAERFFHSMGIQMEFIKLNGSIELAPMVGLAEIIVDIVETGRTLKANKLIEVATIQPVTARFIANRVSFKMKFDRIHRITEGLKALLESEVGQ, from the coding sequence ATGACATCGAGCGACATGGATTATCTTACAATAGCTTTGCCTAAAGGCAAATTATTTGCCCCTTCGGCAGATATGTTAGCAAAAGTAGGATGTACTGCAGAAGATTTGAGTGAAAACTCTCGTAAGTTGGTTATAACCAACGAAAAAGAGAAGTTACGATTTATTATAACCAAAACAGCAGATTTACCTACATATGTTGAATATGGGGCTGCTGATATCGGCATTATTGGTAAAGATGTATTGTTGGAAGAAAATAAAGATGTTTACGAATTGCTAGACTTAAAGTTTGGTTTATGCCGAATGATGGTGGCTGTACCGGAAGCCTTGCAACAAGAAAAATTAAGCGATTATGCACATATGCGGGTAGCAACGAAATTTCCAGCAATTGCTGAACGCTTTTTTCATAGCATGGGTATTCAAATGGAATTTATCAAATTAAATGGTTCTATTGAATTAGCACCAATGGTTGGCTTAGCAGAAATTATTGTAGATATTGTAGAAACAGGTCGTACTTTAAAGGCAAACAAATTAATCGAGGTTGCTACGATTCAACCGGTCACAGCACGCTTTATTGCTAATCGAGTTAGCTTTAAAATGAAATTTGATCGGATTCATCGAATTACAGAAGGGTTAAAGGCCTTGTTGGAAAGCGAGGTAGGCCAATGA
- a CDS encoding histidinol phosphate phosphatase: protein MLFDSHMHTCFSTDSKMKMDEAVARGRELDIGITITEHMDFAYPEPMSFIFDVEKYFADYNTFRSDKVLLGIEIGMRSDCLEENCKLVEKYPFDYVIGSVHVIDNIDIYAAEFYHERNKKDVYEHYFKTMKQCVTCYDGIHSLGHIDYIARYARFKDPEVYYHEFKDYIDEVLLIVAQKGKALEINTRRLGTKEAVEIIMPIYKRFYEVGGRLVTIGSDAHHVKDIGRGLDVGFEIAERSKLDIVYFKDGKPQYQK, encoded by the coding sequence ATGTTATTTGATAGTCACATGCATACGTGTTTTTCCACCGATTCAAAAATGAAAATGGATGAAGCTGTGGCACGGGGGCGAGAATTAGATATTGGTATAACTATTACGGAACATATGGACTTCGCTTACCCAGAACCTATGTCATTTATTTTTGATGTAGAGAAATACTTTGCAGATTATAATACATTTCGTAGTGACAAAGTCCTTTTAGGTATAGAAATAGGGATGCGTTCGGATTGCCTAGAGGAAAATTGCAAATTGGTAGAAAAATATCCCTTTGATTACGTGATTGGGTCAGTGCATGTCATTGATAATATTGATATTTATGCAGCTGAATTTTATCATGAGAGAAATAAGAAGGATGTATATGAACATTATTTTAAAACAATGAAACAATGCGTAACCTGTTATGATGGTATTCATAGTTTAGGTCACATTGATTACATTGCCAGATATGCTCGTTTTAAAGATCCAGAAGTGTATTATCATGAATTTAAAGATTATATTGATGAGGTCTTACTTATCGTTGCCCAAAAGGGAAAAGCGTTGGAGATTAATACTAGGCGGCTGGGTACAAAAGAAGCTGTGGAGATCATTATGCCAATCTACAAACGTTTCTATGAAGTAGGTGGACGCTTAGTAACAATTGGCTCCGATGCGCATCATGTAAAAGATATTGGCAGGGGTTTGGATGTAGGCTTTGAGATTGCAGAGCGATCAAAACTTGATATAGTATACTTTAAAGATGGTAAACCCCAGTATCAAAAATAA
- a CDS encoding D-2-hydroxyacid dehydrogenase: MPKLNILVINNLTNHHIEAIKNVEPNSNVITCDLAQAADHIHDTDILLTWGSMDIRSLYLAAPKLKWVHSLSAGVESLVFPEMKLATTILTNSKGIHGIPVSEHVLSMMLAFTRGLTVFIRQQGKSLWKRTPVDEIHDKTIGIVGLGSIGREIAKKAKGMGMQVLASKQTMTKELFVDELYPPEKLHELLSLSDFVVIALPLVDETKNLFTIKEFSAMKPSAYLINIARGGIIQQADLASALQQGLIKGAGLDVFDEEPLPATSPLWNMENVIITPHVAALSPNYLDRAIKLFTDNLSRFLESKEMLNCIDKKKGY; the protein is encoded by the coding sequence ATGCCCAAATTAAATATTCTCGTCATTAACAATTTAACTAATCACCATATAGAGGCGATTAAAAACGTCGAACCTAATAGCAATGTCATAACTTGCGATTTGGCTCAAGCGGCCGATCACATTCATGACACTGATATTTTATTAACCTGGGGATCCATGGATATTCGTTCCCTCTACCTTGCTGCGCCTAAACTAAAGTGGGTGCATAGCTTAAGCGCCGGGGTTGAAAGCTTGGTTTTCCCTGAAATGAAGCTTGCCACTACCATCTTAACCAATTCAAAAGGGATTCATGGCATCCCTGTATCAGAGCATGTTTTATCTATGATGCTAGCATTTACAAGAGGACTCACTGTCTTTATCAGGCAACAAGGAAAAAGCCTTTGGAAACGTACTCCTGTTGATGAAATCCACGACAAAACCATCGGTATCGTTGGGCTTGGCAGCATTGGCAGAGAAATTGCAAAAAAAGCAAAAGGAATGGGCATGCAGGTTCTCGCCAGCAAACAAACAATGACAAAAGAGCTCTTCGTAGATGAACTATACCCTCCCGAAAAGCTCCATGAATTACTTTCCCTTTCCGATTTCGTAGTAATTGCTCTACCTTTGGTAGACGAAACCAAAAATTTATTTACGATAAAAGAATTTTCTGCTATGAAACCATCAGCCTATCTCATTAATATTGCTCGGGGCGGTATCATTCAGCAAGCAGATTTGGCGTCTGCTCTACAGCAGGGTCTAATAAAAGGCGCTGGTTTAGATGTATTCGATGAAGAACCTTTGCCAGCTACTTCCCCGCTATGGAATATGGAAAATGTAATTATTACTCCCCATGTAGCAGCCTTATCACCTAACTATCTTGACCGTGCCATTAAGCTCTTCACTGACAATCTCTCCCGCTTCCTTGAAAGTAAAGAAATGTTAAATTGTATTGATAAGAAAAAGGGCTATTAA
- a CDS encoding MetQ/NlpA family ABC transporter substrate-binding protein encodes MGKRLKILTTFLLLVATAALLSWHSLQHMNSVYKPIKVGVSAGPQSEIMSLVKTLVAKDGLDVQIIEFTDYSKLNDSLYHGKIRMNSFQHQPYLTSIQEDYNHELTAIAKTLLSPMGIYSKRIKNLSDVPSGGKVAIPKDLTNGSRALLLLEKTGLITCRNIESYTRTVSDIVDNPLHLTFLEIDSAQMSTVINSVDLALINVNYVTMANLIPVKDALALEDNNSPYVMLLVARTKDTYDKDLEKIIKAYHSEEVKNFVKERYQGTLMPVW; translated from the coding sequence GTGGGAAAAAGGCTGAAAATCCTCACGACTTTCTTATTACTAGTAGCTACTGCCGCATTACTATCTTGGCACAGTCTACAACATATGAATTCCGTATACAAACCAATAAAGGTGGGAGTTTCAGCTGGCCCTCAATCTGAAATCATGAGCCTAGTGAAAACACTAGTTGCAAAGGACGGCCTCGATGTTCAAATCATTGAGTTTACTGATTATAGTAAACTCAATGATTCTTTGTATCACGGAAAGATTCGTATGAACAGTTTTCAACACCAGCCCTATCTTACTTCTATACAAGAAGATTATAATCATGAACTTACTGCTATTGCAAAAACCCTATTATCCCCTATGGGCATCTACTCAAAAAGAATAAAAAATTTGTCCGATGTACCAAGTGGCGGCAAAGTTGCCATCCCCAAAGATTTAACGAATGGCAGTCGAGCCTTATTACTACTAGAAAAGACAGGCCTTATTACCTGCCGGAATATAGAAAGTTACACAAGAACAGTAAGCGATATTGTCGATAATCCTTTGCATCTTACTTTTCTAGAAATTGATTCAGCGCAAATGAGCACTGTTATTAATAGTGTTGATCTTGCTCTTATTAATGTGAACTATGTTACTATGGCAAACTTAATACCTGTAAAGGACGCACTTGCCTTAGAGGACAATAACTCACCCTATGTTATGTTGTTGGTGGCTCGTACTAAGGATACATATGATAAGGATCTAGAGAAAATCATCAAAGCGTATCACTCGGAAGAAGTTAAGAATTTTGTGAAGGAACGGTATCAAGGTACCCTGATGCCAGTTTGGTAG
- a CDS encoding HD domain-containing protein, which yields MFNRLKQVVAALTAKITQEDRTFVSLYLSSPAEGLFWNMNVPDQRHVLNVAYTAIELAKNHPKIDTILLVKCALLHDVGKIKNDVSTFDKIITVIGHRLAPSWAKKWGRLGRGNKLSNLRHAFYVYFHHAERSAAMLRDIGECPQIIEIVRKHHKTPAENDPLELVILRKSDNMH from the coding sequence ATGTTTAACCGGCTAAAACAAGTGGTTGCCGCGCTTACTGCTAAGATTACACAAGAAGATAGAACTTTTGTAAGCCTCTATTTAAGTTCCCCTGCTGAGGGATTATTTTGGAATATGAATGTACCTGATCAAAGGCATGTTCTTAATGTAGCCTATACAGCCATTGAATTAGCAAAAAACCACCCTAAAATCGACACGATACTGTTAGTGAAATGTGCTTTACTTCATGATGTAGGGAAAATTAAGAATGATGTTAGTACCTTTGATAAGATTATTACTGTAATTGGACACCGACTGGCTCCAAGCTGGGCAAAAAAGTGGGGTAGGCTGGGGCGAGGCAATAAACTAAGTAATCTTCGCCATGCGTTTTATGTTTATTTTCATCATGCTGAACGCAGTGCCGCCATGCTAAGGGACATTGGTGAATGTCCTCAAATAATTGAAATTGTTAGGAAACATCATAAAACTCCAGCAGAGAATGATCCGCTGGAGTTAGTGATACTTAGAAAGTCTGATAATATGCATTAG
- a CDS encoding MetQ/NlpA family ABC transporter substrate-binding protein: MKKLFLVLIGILSLGLLVSGCSQEKAPASPASKATVLKVGATAVPHAEILNVIKPTLAKEGIDLQIVEFTDYVKPNIAVAEKELDANFFQHIPYLTKFSTERNLALTYTAAVHIEPMGIYSKKIKNLNELAAGAKVAIPNDPTNGGRALALLEKAGIIKLKDGVGVSATVNDIVTNSKNIQISELEAPQLPRVLEDVAIAVINTNYALEAKLVPTKDALFIEQKDSPYVNILTVRKGDENRPEIQKLTKALTSDEVKKFINEKYQGAVVPAF, translated from the coding sequence ATGAAAAAACTGTTTCTTGTTCTTATTGGAATTCTTAGTTTAGGTCTATTAGTGAGCGGATGCAGCCAAGAAAAGGCTCCTGCAAGTCCGGCAAGTAAAGCTACTGTACTAAAAGTTGGCGCTACAGCAGTACCTCATGCAGAAATTTTAAATGTAATTAAACCAACTTTAGCTAAAGAGGGCATTGATTTGCAAATCGTTGAATTTACTGACTACGTAAAACCAAATATTGCTGTGGCTGAAAAAGAATTAGATGCAAACTTCTTTCAACACATCCCTTATCTTACTAAATTTTCTACAGAACGTAATTTGGCATTAACCTATACTGCAGCAGTGCATATCGAACCAATGGGTATTTACTCCAAGAAAATTAAGAATCTAAACGAACTTGCTGCTGGCGCTAAAGTTGCCATTCCTAATGACCCCACTAACGGTGGCCGTGCTCTTGCACTTCTTGAAAAAGCAGGCATTATTAAATTAAAAGACGGTGTAGGTGTTAGTGCGACAGTAAATGATATTGTAACCAATTCCAAAAACATTCAAATCAGCGAATTAGAGGCTCCTCAACTTCCCCGTGTTCTTGAAGATGTAGCGATTGCTGTTATTAATACCAACTATGCATTAGAAGCAAAATTAGTACCAACAAAAGATGCTCTATTTATTGAGCAAAAAGATTCACCTTATGTTAATATACTAACGGTGCGTAAAGGTGATGAAAATCGTCCCGAAATTCAAAAACTAACAAAAGCTTTGACTTCTGATGAAGTAAAGAAATTTATTAATGAAAAATACCAAGGTGCTGTCGTACCAGCATTTTAA
- a CDS encoding YerC/YecD family TrpR-related protein translates to MATNPKLKDELTDQLFRSILLLENEEECYQFFEDICTVSELKSLAQRMEVARMLKVGHTYDDIVDKTGASTATISRVKRCLNYGADGYKFMLERIESQNK, encoded by the coding sequence ATGGCTACGAATCCCAAGTTGAAAGATGAATTGACAGATCAATTATTCCGTTCCATATTATTGTTAGAAAATGAAGAAGAATGTTATCAGTTTTTTGAAGACATCTGTACAGTAAGTGAATTGAAGTCTCTTGCTCAGCGGATGGAAGTGGCTCGGATGTTAAAGGTTGGTCATACCTATGATGATATTGTCGACAAAACAGGAGCGAGTACTGCAACGATTAGTCGTGTAAAACGTTGCTTGAATTACGGTGCAGATGGATATAAGTTTATGCTAGAACGAATTGAAAGCCAAAATAAGTAG
- a CDS encoding methionine ABC transporter permease, protein MSQDMLALLVKSLWETTYMVAVSSFISALIGIPLGIILVTTNKGHILENTSLNRILGAIVNATRSTPFIILMVAIIPVTRLLVGTSIGTNAAIVPLSIAAIPFVARIVESALKEVDYGVIEAAQAMGASPREIITKVLIPEAMPAIVLGLTLTIISLIGYSAMAGAIGGGGLGDLAIRYGYQRFRADIMLITVIILIAQVQIVQSTGDYLSNRLNKK, encoded by the coding sequence ATGTCGCAAGACATGCTCGCGTTGCTGGTTAAATCCTTATGGGAAACTACCTATATGGTTGCTGTTTCTAGCTTTATCTCTGCTCTCATTGGTATACCTTTAGGTATTATTTTAGTAACTACGAATAAAGGACACATTCTTGAAAATACTTCCCTTAATCGAATATTAGGAGCTATCGTGAATGCGACTCGCTCCACACCCTTCATTATTTTAATGGTAGCTATTATTCCAGTCACTCGATTATTAGTTGGTACTTCCATCGGCACTAATGCGGCCATCGTCCCACTAAGCATTGCCGCCATCCCTTTTGTCGCTCGTATCGTAGAATCAGCTCTCAAGGAAGTTGATTATGGTGTCATTGAAGCGGCACAAGCCATGGGCGCATCTCCTAGAGAAATCATTACAAAGGTACTCATTCCAGAAGCTATGCCCGCAATTGTTCTTGGATTAACATTAACAATTATTAGTCTTATTGGCTACTCAGCCATGGCTGGAGCCATTGGCGGCGGCGGTTTAGGGGATTTAGCCATTCGCTATGGCTACCAACGTTTCCGTGCTGATATCATGTTAATCACTGTTATTATCTTAATTGCACAAGTACAAATCGTACAGTCCACTGGCGATTACTTATCCAATCGTCTCAACAAAAAATAG
- a CDS encoding methionine ABC transporter ATP-binding protein, translating to MIKLENIEKVYQSDNGTIHALNGVNLTVEQGEIFGIIGTSGAGKSTLIRCINMLERPTKGTVIVDDQELTSLNEQELREQRKKIGMIFQHFNLLSSRTVYENIAFPLELAKRSKEEIDTEVMHLLALVGLTDKKDQYPSQLSGGQKQRVGIARALANHPKVLLCDEATSALDPQTTKSILELLKDINRKFQLTIVLITHEMQVIKEICNQVAVIEGGRIIEQGKVIDIFTQPQANTTKEFISAIINHNLPDFFNDIILSPVPTADSNLILRLSFIGHSTEEPVISSMIRRFNIDASILYGNIDHIQTTPFGTLIVELSGEQVALQQALSYLKTRELGIEVIGYVARHARVAG from the coding sequence TTGATTAAACTTGAAAATATAGAAAAAGTATACCAAAGCGACAACGGCACAATTCACGCTTTAAATGGAGTTAATTTAACTGTTGAACAAGGAGAGATTTTCGGGATTATCGGAACCAGTGGCGCTGGAAAAAGTACACTGATCCGTTGCATTAATATGTTAGAACGTCCCACCAAAGGTACTGTTATCGTGGATGACCAAGAACTAACGTCCTTAAATGAACAAGAATTACGGGAACAGCGCAAAAAAATAGGCATGATCTTTCAACACTTCAACTTACTATCTTCTCGGACGGTTTACGAAAATATAGCCTTCCCCTTAGAACTAGCAAAGCGTAGTAAAGAAGAGATCGATACAGAGGTTATGCATTTACTCGCATTAGTTGGACTTACTGATAAAAAGGATCAATATCCTTCTCAACTAAGCGGCGGACAGAAACAACGAGTTGGTATTGCACGGGCGTTAGCAAATCACCCTAAAGTACTCTTATGCGATGAGGCCACTTCTGCCCTTGACCCCCAAACAACCAAGTCTATTTTAGAATTATTAAAAGATATTAACCGCAAATTCCAGCTCACTATCGTGCTTATTACTCATGAAATGCAGGTTATCAAAGAAATCTGTAATCAGGTTGCAGTCATTGAGGGTGGCAGGATTATTGAGCAGGGCAAAGTAATTGATATTTTTACTCAACCTCAAGCAAATACTACTAAGGAATTTATAAGTGCTATCATCAATCATAACTTACCAGACTTCTTCAATGATATTATCTTATCACCAGTACCTACTGCTGATAGCAATCTTATTTTGCGTTTATCCTTTATTGGTCACTCTACCGAAGAACCTGTTATTTCTAGTATGATTCGTCGTTTTAACATTGATGCCAGTATTTTATACGGGAACATAGATCATATTCAAACGACTCCTTTTGGTACATTAATTGTAGAACTATCAGGTGAACAGGTAGCTTTACAGCAAGCACTTAGTTATTTAAAAACACGTGAATTAGGAATTGAGGTGATTGGTTATGTCGCAAGACATGCTCGCGTTGCTGGTTAA
- the hisD gene encoding histidinol dehydrogenase: MRVVDTKDISKEALTELLRKPSFDQVVLGEGAKASIKKVFGSELTASQVVDKIVQDVRIQGDEAVLKYTKEIDGVSLTTECLEVTVAEFEEALEKVDQQVLAAIRKAIANVKSFHQEQLPKTWLTYREHGAMLGQNVTPLERVGIYVPGGTAMYPSSVIMNAVPAVVAGVKEIIMVVPPGKDGSINPNVLTAAREAGVTRVFKVGGAQAIAALAFGTKLIPQVDKITGPGNIFVTLAKKAVYGHCDIDMLAGPSEILIVADETANPAYIAADMLSQAEHDVLASSILITDSSDLVGKVELEVKRQLAELPRREIAEEALTRNGLIIVAKDSMQAMELANLSAPEHLEILTAEPFSMLPYVRNAGAVFLGPYSPEPLGDYFAGPNHVLPTGGTARFYSVLNVETFMKKTSIIAYTKEALNQVSEQVITLAKAEGLQAHANAIRVRGK, from the coding sequence ATGAGAGTTGTAGATACAAAAGATATTAGTAAAGAAGCCTTAACAGAACTTTTGAGAAAACCTTCTTTTGATCAAGTGGTATTAGGAGAGGGAGCTAAAGCCAGTATTAAAAAGGTTTTTGGTAGTGAACTTACAGCTTCTCAAGTCGTAGATAAAATTGTTCAAGATGTGCGTATTCAAGGAGATGAAGCAGTTCTTAAGTATACAAAAGAAATTGATGGCGTAAGCTTAACTACTGAGTGCTTGGAGGTAACAGTAGCGGAATTTGAGGAAGCCTTGGAAAAGGTGGATCAGCAGGTATTAGCTGCAATACGTAAAGCCATTGCTAACGTAAAATCTTTTCACCAAGAACAACTTCCCAAGACCTGGCTTACCTATAGAGAGCATGGAGCCATGTTAGGGCAAAACGTTACACCTTTAGAAAGAGTCGGAATCTACGTGCCTGGCGGGACTGCTATGTATCCTTCTTCCGTTATTATGAATGCAGTACCAGCTGTAGTTGCTGGAGTCAAGGAAATCATCATGGTAGTACCACCGGGGAAAGATGGCAGCATCAATCCTAATGTACTTACTGCAGCCCGTGAAGCAGGTGTCACAAGAGTATTTAAAGTTGGCGGAGCACAAGCTATTGCCGCTTTAGCTTTTGGTACAAAGCTAATTCCCCAAGTAGACAAAATTACTGGGCCAGGTAATATATTTGTTACCTTGGCTAAAAAAGCAGTGTACGGACATTGTGACATTGATATGTTAGCTGGGCCTAGCGAAATTCTAATTGTTGCAGATGAAACCGCCAATCCCGCTTATATTGCTGCAGATATGTTGAGTCAGGCTGAACATGATGTATTGGCTTCTAGTATTTTAATTACCGATAGCAGTGACCTTGTTGGTAAAGTAGAGCTAGAAGTAAAACGTCAATTGGCAGAACTACCTCGTAGGGAAATTGCAGAAGAAGCATTAACAAGAAATGGTTTAATCATTGTGGCAAAGGATAGTATGCAAGCTATGGAATTGGCGAACCTATCGGCTCCAGAGCACTTAGAGATACTAACTGCTGAGCCTTTTTCCATGCTTCCTTATGTACGTAATGCAGGTGCAGTATTTTTAGGACCTTATTCGCCAGAACCTTTGGGGGATTATTTTGCAGGACCCAATCATGTATTACCGACAGGGGGAACCGCACGGTTTTATTCTGTCTTAAATGTAGAGACCTTTATGAAAAAGACCAGTATTATTGCCTATACGAAAGAGGCACTTAATCAAGTTTCGGAGCAAGTGATTACTTTGGCAAAAGCAGAAGGCTTACAGGCTCATGCAAATGCCATTCGAGTGAGGGGGAAATAA
- a CDS encoding TetR/AcrR family transcriptional regulator, translated as MKHFRDTIGSHDSQNKRQHILQAAYVVFSRKGYHRATVDEIIALADTGKGTVYNYFVNKEQLFYTLIKECSAPFQTILEDIVNSSEPPFQKIETMIKAFLEFYVENADLWRVMMHEVRGFGVTGSSNFSQEQLDKYQTCFCETIGMIEKVLVEAKEKGMIRVSCDATRAAHGLFSVIVTFVFRCFVTEDISEAAHTITDLFLYGAASQ; from the coding sequence ATGAAGCATTTCCGTGATACAATTGGTTCTCATGATTCGCAAAATAAACGTCAGCATATATTGCAGGCAGCTTATGTAGTTTTTTCTCGTAAAGGGTATCATCGTGCTACTGTTGATGAAATTATTGCTTTAGCTGACACGGGGAAGGGGACTGTATATAACTACTTTGTCAATAAAGAGCAGCTTTTTTATACCTTGATTAAAGAGTGCAGCGCTCCATTTCAGACTATTTTAGAAGATATCGTAAATTCTTCGGAACCTCCTTTTCAAAAGATTGAAACCATGATTAAGGCATTTTTGGAGTTCTACGTAGAAAATGCTGACTTATGGCGAGTGATGATGCATGAAGTACGGGGATTTGGAGTTACTGGATCGTCAAATTTTAGTCAAGAACAACTTGATAAATACCAAACCTGTTTTTGTGAAACCATTGGAATGATTGAAAAAGTACTAGTAGAAGCAAAGGAAAAGGGCATGATTCGCGTCAGTTGTGACGCGACAAGGGCCGCTCATGGTTTATTTAGCGTTATTGTTACCTTTGTATTTCGTTGTTTCGTTACAGAAGATATTAGCGAAGCAGCTCATACAATTACCGATCTTTTTCTTTATGGCGCAGCCTCTCAATAA